ACTTCTCCTTTTATTTTTGAAGCAAAAACCTTACCTACTAATATATTTGCTGCCATAAAACTCCTCCTACTAATTAAAATTTAACTAATAAATCGATTAACGTACATAGAAAAATTGAAATTCCGACTAAACCATTCCGCATAAAATAAGTTTGTGTAACCTCACTCAAATCATCAGGTTTAATAATGGAATGTTGATAATATAAAACTAATGTGGCTAACACTACCCCGCAATAATAAATATAAGATAAGTTTAATAATAAGCCGACAGCTAAAAAAGATGCAATGCTAATAATATGCATTATTTTAGATAGTTTCATTGCTCCTGTAACACCAAATCTTACTGGCATAGAATTTAATCCTTGCGCTTTATCAAAATTGATATCCTGGCAAGCGTAAATAACATCAAACGCTGCAATCCAAATTCCTACCGCTAAACCTAATAATATAATAGCCCAATTAAAATAACCGGTAATCGCAATCCAGCCGCCAATTGGTGCTACTGCTAAAGCTAACCCTAACACTAAATGGCAAGTCCAGGAAAATCTTTTCATGTAAGGATAAATAACAAACGGGATTACAGCTAATGGAGCCAATTGCAAACAAATCGGCTGAAGCTGTGCCGCTGCCAAGATGAAAAATACAAAACTTATTATAATCAATAAAATTGCTTCCCTTGGTGTAACTTTTCCAGTAACCATTGGTCTATCTTTAAATCTCGGATGAATCTTATCATATTTTAAGTCAATAAAATTATTAAGTGCTAATGCTGCACTTCTCGCGCCAATCATTGCTATTGTAATCCAAAAAATATCAGTAATTTTAGGAATCCCCTGCGCTGCTAAAACAGCCCCCATATAGGCAAATGGTAGGGCAAAGACAGAATGAGATAACGCAATGTTATCTAAATGTGCTTTTATCTTACTCAAGATTTAATCTCCGCCATTTCTCATCAACTATTTTTTTAATATCTTCACTCATAACAATTTCATCTGGCCACTCTCTGGTATGCCCTTCAGCCGGCACTGATTTTGTTGCATCAATGCCAACTTTTGTTCCCCAATTTGGCATTGGCGAAGAATGATCCAACACATCAAGCGGTCCATCGACCATCACAATATCTCTTCTAGCATCAATATTATTAAAGACTCTCCACCAAACTTCATTGGTATCTTGAACATTAACATGGGCATCAACAATTATAATCATTTTCGTGAACATCATTTGTCCCATACCCCATATAGCATGCATCACCTTTTTAGCTTGCTGTGGGTAAGTTTTCTTAATTGAGACCATCGCACAATTATGAAACACACCTTCTAACGGTAAATTAATATCAACAATTTCCGGAATTTGTTGTTGTAAAAACGGTAAGAAAATTCTTTCCGTCGCTTTAGCTAAGAAACAATCTTCCATTGGTGGCTTACCAACAATAGTTGATGGATAAATTGGATTTTTACGATGCGTAATACAAGTAATATGAAACACCGGATACATATCAGCCAAAGAATAATAACCGGTATGGTCGCCAAACGGGCCTTCTCGGCGTAGTTCATCTAATAATACATAACC
The sequence above is a segment of the Negativicutes bacterium genome. Coding sequences within it:
- the ubiA gene encoding putative 4-hydroxybenzoate polyprenyltransferase; this translates as MSKIKAHLDNIALSHSVFALPFAYMGAVLAAQGIPKITDIFWITIAMIGARSAALALNNFIDLKYDKIHPRFKDRPMVTGKVTPREAILLIIISFVFFILAAAQLQPICLQLAPLAVIPFVIYPYMKRFSWTCHLVLGLALAVAPIGGWIAITGYFNWAIILLGLAVGIWIAAFDVIYACQDINFDKAQGLNSMPVRFGVTGAMKLSKIMHIISIASFLAVGLLLNLSYIYYCGVVLATLVLYYQHSIIKPDDLSEVTQTYFMRNGLVGISIFLCTLIDLLVKF